TCACAGATGATAATGGGCTGAGTGAAATGTGGAGGGGCTGTTGACTAGGATGACATATTATTAAATAttgcatagtgtgtgtgtgtgtgtgtgcgtgcatgcacgtgtgtgtgatTAGATTTCCAGGTCCCAAATACCATGTCTCAATAACTTTGAATGTCAATGTAGGCCTATTTTAAAACAGAACGGTCTTCATACCTATTCGTCACAGTAGGTGAAGTGACAGAAATAGCTACAAATGTGAAATCTTACCAATAACTGGAAAGAAGTCTCACAAAATaaacattaaagggatagttcaccaaaattacaaaattacatgttggtttccttacccttCTACTTGGCTAGGGCCTGTTTAATAAGGGCTGGTTTCCTAGCCTGGTCCTGGACTGTCTTAATGGAGAATTCCCATTGGAAGTACATTTTGGTCCAGGTCAGGACAAGGTTTAATCTACACCAGTGTTTGGCATCTATTACTGTAGTTTCAGTCTCAGCATCCTGTGTGTGTGGTGCTGAGATGAGAGGCAGATAGGAGGGAGGTGCAGAATCCAAGCTTGTGCGGCAATATACAAATATTTCCCACATTTTCTCACATCCCCCATCCAAGTACTGCAGTTCCCATAAAGGTCATATGGTATCTAGATGAAAACGTTGACTTTAGAATGACTCAATACACATCATCATTAGGCTAAATGCACATTGTAATTGTGCTTTACATTTCTGAAATGTTATATTGTTTATTCTAAGAGCAAGCATCGTTTTTGGTAATACCACAGAGGAAATTGTATAATTGCCAAAATACTTTATTAGATTAATGAAAATGTTTACAAAAATATCaatttatgaaaaatattatAATCTGGAGTTTGTCAAAATTAATGTTGTCAAAGTGACTGTGTTGCATGCTGAATAATGCAGTCACCCTTTTGGCATTATAAAGACTACAAGACCCATATTGTGAACTTTGACGTCGAATGCGCTTACTACGCTTTACAACGAACGAACACTGGCTCGCGCTTGGCCCGGACAGTTCAGCTTCCGAACACAGGGACAGCTCCTAGGTGCTGAAATTGTCGCGGCTCTGAACGAACCGTCTTCTACAGTAAAAAATTATTTATATAAAAACATAGCCTGATATATAAACGAGGAAAAGCCACTGACTGACACGAAGCCTTCGAAGCAGGTTGGTTTGCTATGATAAAAAACTAAAAATTCTACATCATGTCAATTTTTTGCTAGACTGTGATAGAATTCCGGAATGAACTTGATTGACCTAAGCTGTATTTCCGATGTTCCAAAATTCTGCAAGGTTTTATCGAATTTACGAGGACTAGCCTACATCTATGTAGCAAAATGGAATAGTGTATTTTCGTCGTCATCATAACATTTCTTAACGGAATTAGCACATAAAACACCTAAAATACTGTGTCCGTATATAGTTAGATTATTGTATCGGTAATAGAACATTTTGTTTACGAAACATTGTACATATATAGTACAGTGTTGTTAATAATGCAGTTTAGGCTTGCTTGATGTAAAACCGAAAGAATTATTCTCCGTTTAACAGAACAGGCACGTGCTTGACATGGCAAATTGCTGATGCACAGTGAAACATTTAGGCTACTAGGAACAAAGATGTCTGCTGTAGCCTAGTTCTAGTTCTAGTTCTAGTTCTAGTTGTTCTAGTTCTAGTTCTAGTTCTAGTTCTAGTTCTAGTTCTATAGAAGGCTGACAAATGCAGACGAATTTCGCAAGAAACATGAACCATTCCACATTTGGTTTTTGTCAATAATTGTTGGATTGTTGAATTGATTGGCGTACCCATTGATAAATCCAAGCCTAATTGATCAGACACCTTCCATACCCTGCTGGGTATGGATTGCTTGTGAAGGATCTGACTGATGTTCATTGGCAGGCACATAGATGTGAGGATGTAGAACACAGGTGGACTCTTCACCTACCCAGGGTGTGTAATGCTCTTCTGGTTTGTCCCACAAAGCCATCTGCCATCAGACACAGTCTGTATGCTTTTAACACCTATCTGAGAGgctggtgtgttggtgtgtgatcATTTTAATAATATCTTATTTTACATATCTGTGACGTCCCTCTTCCATGCAACATATCTAAACCTTAGAGTGCCATTTCTAATTCCAATGAGTTTATTTCATATTTGTCATGACCTTTGACACTACGACTCCTGGTCTTTCCAGATGGCTGCCACTCAGGGGACCACTCAAGGGAAGGAGGGCGGGGACCAGAACTTTGACTACATGTTCAAACTGCTGATCATTGGCAACAGCAGCGTGGGTAAAACCTCCTTCTTGTTCCGCTATGCTGACGATGCCTTCACCTCAGCTTTCGTCAGCACCGTGGGCATCGACTTCAAAGTCAAGACCGTCTACAAGAACGACAAGATGATCAAACTGCAGATCTGGGTAGGTCTGTCGCTAGAGTCCAGGGTACTCACTATTGGGATAGATAAtgtctagtgtactgtaggtGAAGCAATTCAACTACAATGTGCACAAATATGAGCTATTCATTCAACTGCAGTATTGGCGTACCCAATTGCCTTAGTTTAGGAATGGTAATTTAGATTGGTTATTTCCCTCGCTGTCAAGATTTGTTAAAACATTCCCCCAAATGTATGTTTGTTAAGTTTAACTACAAGTGTGCATCTAGTCACAACCTGTCACAGGTTAGTCTGCACGTTGGCTGTTAGAAATCTATAACAATGTAGAAGGCAGTATCGTTACAAGCTTCAAGGGATTGGGGTTTATAAATCACTTTAAACCCCAATCCCTTAAAGCTTGTAATGATACTGCCATTCTACATTGTTATATATTTCTAAAAGCCAATGTGCAGACTAGGATCCAGTCACAATAACATGAAATGTGACATTTGACATTAAACATTTGAGGTGGATTGTGCTGCTAAGATGAATGAACGAGGCCTACAGTAATTGAATGCGAGGCAGGGCAGTGTAGAGAACGGAGACAGATGGATGTGTCATTGTTGGCAGGATGCTAATAACCCTCAGCTGAAGAACATCATCACTGAACAACACTCCTCTCAGACTGTGTTCTCCTCCTGTGGGGGTCCAACCTCGCCTACAGCTTTTTTTATTAGGAGATTTGGAGTTCAATGAGTTTCTGAGCACCTCTGAGACAGCTAAGGTTACAATTGAAAGCCTGCTTCCTCCaaacacccactctctctctcctatagagGCAATGCTGTTTGCTGTCATATTTACTGTCTGTTCTGCCAATTCATTGTTCCCAGACAGGACTGTAGCAGTTAATCAGCTGAGGGTTGAATGTAAACAGTTTAAAAAGGGTAATGGGTTTTTGTCAGTTAAGCAAAAACAAGCGGTTCTAACAGAGGCAAGATTGCCAGAGAGAGCATTCAATTGAATAGCTCTAGGTTTTCTAATTGGGCTGTTTGAGTACTGTACTATTCCTGACAAGCCACAGTATACCAGAATTTACCAGTAAGATTCAAATAAGATGGCCAACTGTCACTCTTCACGGACTGTACTAAAGATTCTGTCCATTTCTTGGGCTTATTCACAGTGTAAACTGCTCTGTGGTGCCATGGCGATGCATAAATAAACTCAGTCAGTTTGTTTCTAATGGAGCTCCTGTTCACTGGACTCAGCAGGATTTTTCTGTCTTGCTGTGTCTTTTAGCTAAGAACAAGCAAAGCTGCCCACTCAAATAGCCCCAAGATTAAAAGAGTCATTGTCAAGCACTTGGCCCTGAATCGATAGGGTAGGGAAATGTGTGGATGCATACAGTATGTCTTCAGTATTCAGCCAAGAGGAAAGTCAGCAGTCAAAGCATTGTCTAGATGAATGTTTAATGTAAAGGAATGTCACAGTCTTCAAAAAAAGATAACCATTTGCAGAATAAAAAAAAAGGCTACAATTATTTCCTTAAAAAACATGATATAGAATTAGGTAATGCTATAGGCCTACTgtgcatattgtattgtattgtacaaaaaaatactacagttcaTTGTTCACACGgatatatagacacacacacctgaacatCTACACATACGTCCATACCTTAGTGTGTATATTTGTGGGTTTCCATTGCTTCCAGCTGCTGTATGAGGGAGATTGAGGTAGACAGCCTCTGAGCTGTGTGTGCTTTTGAAGGTCAGAGATGTCCTCtggctaacacacagacacaattatagccatattcacagagagagcagagcaggcctcTCTCTGTAGCTAATGTAACCTCCTCGCAGTGGAAATAGCACACTACTGAGTGCCCCTATACAAGAGGTTTATTGTAAGCCCATAGACATGACATAATCAGTATGATATGTCCAGTAGGTCTCAGCCACCACAGTGACTAATCAGCATGGCGTCTGAAATGTATTTCTATTTCAATGGTTAGCTACAGTATATCGGATCAAACTGTTTGAAATGAATGGTCTGCTTCCCATGGGGTGTGGAGACATCACCAAACACCCTGTTGTGCTTGTATCAAATGCTCTGTTTGGGATGGGCCCTGCAGACATGGAGAGTGATTTGGATGATTTGATTTATTGATCACAGTGCATTATTCATTTACTCGGGAGACTTGAACCTCTAGAATCTGTGAATAGATAATGACCATCATGATAATCACAGCTAGCCAAACTAGTCAGCGATACAGGATACATGATAATCTCAGCTAGCCAAACCAGCCAGCGATGCAGGATACATGATAATTACAGCTAGCCAAACCAGCCAACGATGCAGGATACATAATAATCACAGCTAGCCAAACCAGCCAGCGATGCAGGATACATGATAATTACAGCTAGCCAAACCAGTCACCGATGCAGGATACATGATCATCACAGCTAGCCAAACCATTCAGCGATGCAGGATACATGATCATCACAGCTAGCCAAACCATTCAGCGATGCAGGATACATGATCATCACAGCTAGCCAAACCAGTCAGCGATGCAGGATACATGATCATTACAGCTAGCCAAACCAGTCACCGATGCAGGATACATGATCATCACAGCTAGCCAAACCATTCAGCGATGCAGGATACATGATCATCACAGCTAGCCAAACCAGTCAGCGATGCAGGATACATGATCATTACAGCTAGCCAAACCATTCAGCGATGCAGGATACATGATCATCACAGCTAGCCGAACCAGTCAGCGATGCAGGATACATGATCATTACAGCTAGCCAAACCAACCAGCGATGCAGGATACATGATAATCACAACCAGCCAAACCAGTCCAGAATAAATATACACATGAAGGATGGGAGACTTTCTGTGTGACTTACTGTGAGTGactatgtgtgactgtgtgtgtgtgtgcctgactgCCTGCCTACATCCAtgcttgtgtgcatgtgtttgtgaccAGCAACAATGTTCTGTATCTCTCTCCAGGACACGGCAGGACAGGAGCGGTACCGGACCATCACTACTGCATACTACCGCGGAGCCATGGGCTTCATCCTTATGTATGACATCACCAATGAGGAGTCCTTCCATTGTGTGCAGGACTGGTGAGTTCTACTGGGGTAGAAAACAATTTCACCCTCTCAAAGAGGAAAATTCATGTTAAATAGCACAGTTTACTTTATAATTGAAAACTAATACGTGTCAGCATTAACAGCTTTCATCAGCACGTTGGAAGGGCTGCAATTTTGTGTCAGTATTTTGTATCATGAAATACAGGAGGTAAGGAAGCAACTTCAGATGACATGTTTTGTTTTAAGTAttgtttacatactgtatatgttaAAACAAGATTCTCAGAAAGACTACGTATCTTTATGGACAACAGTGTGTTGTTGTTGGGTTGTATTGAGACAGGATGAGTAGAAGATTTCTCCCTGTGAAGAAACAGACCCAAATAGCTGACCTTCATCCCTGTCAGTATCTCCTTATCTAAGCGTATTGATTAGAGTGCTTGTTGTCAGAGAGCCACTGGCCCATCTGTGTGGGGGGGTCCCTGGGTAGGCCAAGGAAAGTCACGAATCGCTGTCTTTGTGAGCCACAAAAGCTATTTCCATCTGAATACTGAGTACCTACACTACCGCACCCTGTACTGTATCTTTCCTGTATCCTGGATTCGACATGATTTATTCCTAGAAATAAGAACGCAAGAGAAGTCAATATCATCAGtcacaatttatttttattttttttattttttttttcacctttatttaaccaggtaaaccagttgagaacaagttctcatttacaactgcgacctggccaagataaagcaaagcagtgtgataaaaacaacaacacagagttacatatggggtaaaacaaaacaaagtcaaaaaaatacaacagaaatacatatatatacagtgtgtgcaaatttagcaagttatggaggtaaggcaataaaataggctatagtgcaaaataattacaattagtattaacactggaatgatagatgtgcaagagatgatgtgcaaatagagatactggggtacaaatgagcaagttatggaggtaaggcaataaaataggctatagtgcaaaataattacaattagtattaacactggaatgatagatgtgcaagagatgatgtgcaaatagagatactggggtacaaatgagcaaaataaataacaatatagggatgaggtagttgggcgggctaatttcagatgggctgtgtacaggtgcagtgatcggtaaggtgctctgacaactgatgcttaaaattagtgagggagataagtgtctccagcttcagagatttttgcaatttgttccagtcattggcagcagagaactggaagggaattgcgccaaaggaggtgttggctttggggatgaccagtgagatatacccgctggagcgcagactacgggtgggtgttgctatggtgaccaatgagctaagataaggcggggatttgcctagcagtgatttatagatggcctggagccagtgggtttggcgacgaatatgtagtgaggaccagccaacaagagcgtacaggtcacagtggtgggtattatatggggctttggagacaaaacggatggcactgtgatagactacatccaatgaCCAGGTTTCTGAGATAAACTCTACCAGAATAGTTTAAGAAAGAGAATGTTTTGATGGATGCACTTGACAAAACGATTAAATGTCTCAAGGTGAAACAAAAAGAAAAATGTTTTCTCAATTGTGTAGAGAGAATGTGATTTTGACTACTGTGTTTTTTCTTTGAGTGTACAGTATGGGCGTGTCACATCAACACTAGTGTTGGTATGTTGAGTAGGGCATCTGTGTAGAAAGTAGACAGGTTAAACATCTCTGTTCCCTGTGGTTGTGTAGATCCAGGTGTTGTGGCCAGACGTTGtgacccctccctccctgtagCATGTTTACACCTCACTGCTGTGGCCTTATCTCACCCTCACAGCCCAACAGGATTATGGGAGCACATAGAGGAAAGGGGCGCTCACGATCACTACGGCAACGCACTGATGTACTGTCGGATGACTAACTGCTAAGAAAGGAAGAAAACTCATTTATTTAACAGGCTCTCTGTATGAGACATTGCAATGCAATCTAATTTAACAGCAGCTACTGTAGAATCTTGAACTGCTCTATTCTGAAGTCTTGATACTAGTTAGCTAATGACTGTCATTATCTTGGAGCTGTTCAAATCAGTGAGCTTGTTCACTAAAGCCTTAGCACTTTCTATGAAGTACATACATATAATGCTATATAACAtcctttataatgtgttataacacTGACTATAAGCATCCATAATAACTGATAAGTGGTAATGAAACCCTGTATGATGTTTTATAGATCATTAACTATAATGACTTATGAGACTATATATTAGGATGTTATAAAGCATGATACATATGTCATCCTTTATTATTCTGAACGAACAACCTGAACAGACTTCTTCTTATGGTAGGCTTTATTCCATTCTTATTTTCCATTATTCTTCCTGGTTAGAAGGTTGAGGGTAAAGATACATGTTTTCCATGGCAACGGCTCGTTCCCTGCCAAGATGTGTGTGAATGAGCTCCTGTCCTGACACACACTAATTTCCTGTGTGTGACGCAGTTGTCTCCGGACAGTGACGGAGGCACGCTGGGCTTATCACAGAAACACTGCTGCTCTCCTGGTTATTGACCATTGAAACACAGAACTAATAATTGTGAGAGATAAACATAGATACCAGTAATTATTTCACCACTAAATATAGGCTAGACTAGAGGAAGATTATAAACATTCAGTGCAAACCCCATTTCAGAGCAGCTGTTTTTGACCAGGATGTCATTGTGAATAATATCATCAGTCAACAGTCAGATGTGAATTGACCTATATCTGAACTCGTATGACCAGTCTGACCTGGACTGAGTAGTGCTGACATCACGGTACACTACTGtgtgcagatgttattgcaggtacagcgaaatgcttatgtttctagctccagcagtaatacctagcaatacaataacaatacacacataatacaaaaattaaaaaacaagaaactatcagaacgagcaatgtcagagtccagaatataactatatatataaatggtgtgtatagacagtatggacataACACAAAAAATTCACAAAACTGCAAAGTTggctaggagctagaagcagGACGGCGGTGTCTGTCACCATTCTGTTGGTTTGATGGAGGagatatgttgttgtttactgTATCAGCTTGTTGCCTATAGCATTTAGTAGATAGATGCAGTGCTCTGTTTTGAGTTTGAGTTCCTGttttcttctgtgtgtgtgtatgtgtgtgtgtgtgtgtgtgtgtgtgactgtgtgtgtgtgtgcaggtcgaCCCAGATTAAGACCTATTCGTGGGACAACGCCCAGGTGGTGCTGGCTGGGAACAAGTGtgacatggaggaggagagggtggtggCTGCAGACAGTGGGAGACAGCTGGCAGAACAACTGGGTGAGCTGCTGTCATTTGATTGATCAGGGACACTTTATAGTGGCAGAGATGAAATAATGAACACATCGAATGTTCAACAGTCAGATACGGAGCATTATAATGCGTTAGCTCATGCTGATTCACAGCACTGGTGCCATTGACTTATTTTAAACATAACGTACATCATTTGACGGGCTTTATGTGGACAATTTACTTCTTGTAAACATCATCTACAATGTTCATATACTATttatctccttctctccctcgcGATTACTCCGCAGGTTTTGAGTTCTTTGAAACAAGTGCCAAGGACAACATCAATGTCAAGCAGACCTTTGAGCGCCTCGTTGACATCATCTGTGACAGGATGTCCGAGAGCCTGGACACTGATCCTGCCGTTACCACGGGAACGCCTAGCACCAAACTGACAGACAGCGCCCCGCCCCTCCAGCAGCCCGCCTGTAACTGTTAGTGGCTCCTCCCACTCCCTCTGTTGCCAAGATACCCAGTCCCTTAGATatagtttgcatcccaaatggcaccctttccctatataatgcactacttttgaccagggcccatagggctctagtcaaaggtAGTGTACtttatagggaaaagggtgccatttgcgactCAGCTGTAGTCTTAAAGTAGGGGTGCACAACTAAGGTCCTGAATGGCTGCAGTAAAGGCAGATTTTCCTCCTTGCCTTTTAATCAGAGATTGACTTGTATAGATACTGTAGGTGCACTCTCTGGCCAATCAGTTACAGTAGTCCATCAGTTAAGTGCCAGGATGGAAGGATACCCAGCAGGACTGCGGACTGGAGTTGTGCACCCCTGTCTTGTAGTATTCTgatgtgtcatctgaccactttttatcaTCGTACAtcagcctgggtgccagtctgtttctgttctcttgccaactccttatggaattgtcatgccaaacatggcTTTGCAATGGCaacaatggagttggcaagagcactgATCTGTGACCAGGCAAGCAATCAATGTATGTCCCTCTATAGCTGTGTTGAGGTACACCTTTACCTAGAAACACAGAGGGTCTGAATATGTCTGATGAGTATGTCTGTGTAGGCCTATTACAGGATGGCTGATGATATGACACTACAAACATGCATTATCCTCTTTAGCTTACCTTACAACATAAAACATTATGCTTGTAAAGGCTGTTAGAATTCAATGTGTGGTCCATGCACTTACTGCACAATAGCCTTCCAACTGGCTTCAAAGACTTGTAATCTAATTCTAAACGAACCCATAGCTTTGTCAGTGTTTTTAATGTCCATCCTAAAACTTGCCGGACACACTTGCAGGGGATAAAGTTTATGCATTTATTATGTTTGTGTTACATATTGTCTTCTGCCGCAGCCAAAAGCTATTATTCCGTGTACTGTAGACAAACTGGTAGGTGGTAGTTCATTTCTgtttgcggtgtgtgtgtgtgtgtgtgtgtgtgtgtgtgtgtgtgtgtgtgtgtgtgtgtgtgtgtgtgtgtgtgtgtgtgtgtgtgtgtgagtgtggcagTGTGATAAATCTCAATAATTTACcttggattaaaaaaaaaaaatgtggccttttagtATTTCCAACATGGCCTCTTCTCCTTTGTGCTCACCTGCCACATTTATTTCATATTTCATGAATATACTACATTGTGTCTGTgagtactgtatactgtacatgtGTATTTGTATTAGTAGTCCTGATATGTCATCTGATGAGTGTCTACATTTCTGCAAAACTGAATAGATCCTCTTTTCCAAGCCTTATTAAGAAAAATGACACAAATGATGTCAAATGACCAATAACCTAAGTTGTGTTGTTCTAACCAGACCCTTACAGTTATCTTTACCCAAACTACAAACCAACCCTTCCCTCATGTCCACTTCCGAAtagagaaagaaaataaaaaatgaacacaGCCAAGATATTATATGTTATGACAGATGGATACTGAAGCCCTGATCGAGTCTGTCTGACTGGATAAACATCAATATCCTCTGAAACAATATTTTTAGGGAGAATGGTGTCAATATTTCATATACCTAAGAAAGTGCACCTTTTCCACATCCCTGAACAGCTTATACATGTAAGAATCATGTTGTTATTGTCTCCATCCTTGGCTGAAGCAAATTGTCCTTTACATATAGTATGTCCTGACAGTCCTGCACCTCCCAGTAAATATAATCTATCACATATTAGGTGAATAAGTACATACATATGATATATGTAATTGTGGCAACAAAAAAACAGTCTGTAGTTTGTTTTGCATCGTCTAGTGTCTTTGGATAGAAAATGAAAGGTTCAAAAAAGAAAAGTTGCATGAAGACATTGAATTATCTATATTTATATCTCTAAGGGTGTATGTTATCTATGTTATAGATATAATTAGAATTAAGTGCATCCTCATAGCTTTGGCTGTGTGATGCAATGGGCCAACAAGTGCAATAATTTATGAATTTATTCCTGTACATAGTCCTTCTAGTACAGTATATCTGCAGTTGTGTGACTGGTCTAATGTTGGTGTTGTACTGTAGTACACTGcaagcatcacacacacactaagtgtgtgtgtattgtgtgtgtgtgtgtgtgtgtgtgtgtgtgtgtgtgtgtgtgtgtgtgtgtgtgtgtgtgtgtgtgtgtgtgtgtgtctgtgtgtgtgtgtgctttatcTGGGATTTGCAGTGAGGtgaagtagtgtgtgtgtgtgtttattactTATTGTATGTGTGTACCTTTTCTACTAATGTATTCATGCACTATATACCGTTCCTGCTAGCTAACTGTTGGTGAACTCGTACTATACGTCAAAATGCAGTATTGTGGAAGATAGTCAGGGAAATTAGTGTATGCCATATGCTGTGCTGATATTAAGTCTGTGTTATAAAAAAGGGAAATATCTCAACTCAAACATGATGTTGTCTGTGTGAGATTATTATTTACCTGTACATGAATAATAGCCATTACCATGCTGAGATTGAAACTACTAACATCTCTACATTCAAATCCCCTGTCATCTACTTCCTCATCTGTGATCATGCATATTCATGACCTCCGCTATTCagtccactgggcacagacgtcagttcaacgtctattccacgttggttcaacataatttaattgaaattacgtggaaacaacattgattcaaccagtgtgttccCAGTGGGAGGTGAAAAGCCACTCTATGTTGTTACTGATGAAGGCTTAAGAATAACAATAATCATTATTAATTGTACTTATGAAGTGCTTTTGAAGAACTTGAAGAGGCTTGCTCGCACTCTCATATGCTCGCACTCTGATCACCTCATTAAAGTGTGGACTGACATTAAACTGGATATATTATTTGTACCTTCAAGTGCAAGCAAGCAATGTACAAACTATGTTTTTGAGATGACAGCAAATAAACAAATTGTATTAatgttgtgtgtattgtgtttttgtgtgtggagATCCATTGGCTCCCGCCTTAAGATTGAAGGTGTTCAGCTTCTTGGTGTGTTTTTGTGGTCTCACTCTATTTCTAGAGAAAGTATGCCTATTAATCATGTTTTACAAGTTCTACCCATTCAAGAAAAATGCACCTGTTTTTTCTGCCTGTGTCCTGTATCACCTAACCTTTGGCAGACTGAATGGATGATGATTCAGTGCCCAGCATTAGGGTTATGGCTATGACCATGGGTTGAGGTCAAGTaaagggttgaggctagggtagttgtgtgtgggtaaaatcactggggaagccaagccaggaaaaaaTTGCCATATTGTGTTGTGATAATCGCGTTGTTTGCCCTATAACCTGTttgttcatatgccttgacaacgtgatatatag
The sequence above is a segment of the Coregonus clupeaformis isolate EN_2021a chromosome 16, ASM2061545v1, whole genome shotgun sequence genome. Coding sequences within it:
- the LOC121584946 gene encoding ras-related protein Rab-3C is translated as MAATQGTTQGKEGGDQNFDYMFKLLIIGNSSVGKTSFLFRYADDAFTSAFVSTVGIDFKVKTVYKNDKMIKLQIWDTAGQERYRTITTAYYRGAMGFILMYDITNEESFHCVQDWSTQIKTYSWDNAQVVLAGNKCDMEEERVVAADSGRQLAEQLGFEFFETSAKDNINVKQTFERLVDIICDRMSESLDTDPAVTTGTPSTKLTDSAPPLQQPACNC